The following proteins come from a genomic window of Vallitaleaceae bacterium 9-2:
- a CDS encoding MerR family transcriptional regulator, protein MRKQSYTVKEITKITGITRRTLHYYDEIGLLKATQISAQGYRLYTVEDFERLQIILFLKEMDLSLKEIAGILRLSRHEQNKVLKGHYKILFKKRQKLEKMMSNLELYLAGENILALDIFEDASVLPLKEQHKREAKLVYGETEKYKEYEENMSRWTDAEKEKIFEAFGEEMDKIFMLFGEHIKKSPGSNEVQAIVKQWADSFQDFFECDREILKCIAHTYTYDSRFKKYINQFSDEDLSDFIYRAILNYCSDEQ, encoded by the coding sequence ATGAGAAAGCAGTCTTATACAGTCAAGGAGATTACGAAAATAACAGGGATTACACGTAGGACGCTACACTACTATGATGAAATAGGGTTATTAAAGGCAACACAGATATCTGCTCAAGGATATCGCTTATATACGGTGGAGGATTTTGAACGTTTGCAAATTATTCTTTTCTTGAAAGAGATGGACCTGTCATTGAAAGAAATCGCTGGTATATTACGATTATCACGGCACGAGCAAAACAAAGTACTAAAAGGTCATTACAAGATTTTATTTAAAAAAAGGCAAAAGCTTGAAAAAATGATGTCAAACTTAGAACTCTATTTGGCTGGAGAAAACATCTTGGCACTAGATATTTTTGAAGATGCAAGTGTGCTTCCATTAAAGGAGCAACATAAGCGTGAAGCAAAACTTGTTTATGGTGAAACAGAAAAATATAAAGAATATGAGGAAAATATGTCGCGATGGACCGATGCCGAAAAAGAAAAGATCTTTGAAGCATTTGGAGAAGAGATGGACAAGATATTTATGCTATTTGGAGAACATATAAAAAAATCTCCAGGATCTAACGAAGTACAAGCCATTGTAAAACAGTGGGCAGATAGCTTTCAAGATTTTTTCGAATGCGATAGGGAAATACTCAAATGTATTGCACACACATATACTTACGATAGTCGATTCAAAAAATATATAAACCAATTTAGTGATGAAGACTTGAGCGACTTCATCTATAGGGCAATTCTTAACTACTGTAGTGATGAACAATAG
- a CDS encoding acyl-CoA dehydratase activase encodes MYSIGVDIGYSSVKVVLTDKAQNIKFSHYQMHKGSIKKTLLKILKTLVTHYHPDDITFGAVTGSGTKFLSSEKSITSVNDVTAVIEGAIAEHSGVGSIIDIGGESARFITGLSADDNSGIEISMNSNCSSGTGSFLEEQMSRLNLDLADYSNLAKKAKSIPRIAGRCSVFAKTDIIHHQQEGVPVEDILLGLAYALVRNYKGTVIKKLQLQKPILFSGGVAHNEAIHTALKEVLELEDEDLIFPKCLGNIGAVGVANIAREKKLPINIRELIERTEHGDEILMQDDDIILPKLSDYGIGDSEDKHHCNAIDKISGHVECYLGIDIGSTSTNLVLMDKNQEIIGCKYLRTLGNSMQAVQKGLQEIRRDYGEKINIIGVGTTGSGRYMIGKMIGADVIKDEITAQAKAAVHICEDVDTIFEIGGQDSKFIRIENGAVADFQMNKICAAGTGSFIEEQAKKFNIAIEDFGQIALKSNRPIALGERCTVFIETNIASCLAGGAKLDDIISGLCYSIVKNYLDRVVGQKKIGNKIFLQGGLAYNQGVVNAFRAVTKKEIIVPPFFSVTGAYGAAVLAMEEMGETVSTFKGFDVTLQKAPEKNAEITAEPIASTHYDENVNKIVFNDYVLENSSKKVVGIPRALFTYGMFSMFYTFFKNLGMDVMLSDPTDENTLALGQKYAMDETCFPIKLITGHVAELMLKKVDYIFFPDLVTVDHPGSQSRKNYGCAFMQLSFKVMNRAMELDKKGIKLLSPTMAFHMGKESIMKSFLTIGEQLGKTPDQTRQALDLGLEAANAFEERMQDNSQEVMSELQPDEIAFVMVSKIYGVADPVLNMNIPQKLEQMGYKVFPFYDLPEGDISKEHPNMFWPFGQHIIEPAQLIREHPNLYAIFLTHHGCGPDSILAHYFREEMKGKPYLHIEIDEHSSGVGIITRVEAFINSIKNIEIKKASPIQTYVNRIEHVETNVKRELADTKKAKTLYIPHMYPYSNMYQELLRQRGVNTQTLPPSCKASIEMGRRFTVSEEYFSLTAFLGNIFTQLATLTQEQIDEAAFVIPQNEGTETDGQYSRLLRTIFDEEGYENIDIISPYWEDLLCEKEHVFDEIILCLLAGDIVWCAPQSSRQQYVDKMLESIKNQEFNLSQLKKIGQEVVAQLEQTPFDKKILAVGEAGILLDERLNNNTFKELEKKGHRIIYSPFGETLWMMWRDYADQNKNEQSDLMEQRLNQFKTRIQEVADTLSGWSPYEDELDELIQVADRTLGYFSGAHGRYRQAKQLCISDRVDGVITSASIYENTGIVLGMLQKGFKEEKTKPVLNLTFDGNKNENDQTKIDSFIYYL; translated from the coding sequence ATGTACAGTATTGGAGTTGACATTGGCTATTCATCAGTAAAAGTCGTATTGACAGACAAGGCCCAAAATATCAAGTTTAGTCATTACCAAATGCATAAGGGAAGCATCAAGAAGACATTGCTAAAAATTTTAAAGACATTAGTCACGCATTACCACCCGGATGATATTACTTTTGGAGCAGTGACAGGCAGTGGGACGAAGTTTTTGAGTTCAGAAAAGAGTATTACATCGGTCAATGACGTAACCGCAGTTATTGAAGGCGCAATCGCTGAGCATTCGGGCGTAGGATCGATTATTGATATTGGTGGAGAAAGTGCACGATTTATTACAGGACTGAGTGCAGATGACAACTCAGGTATTGAGATCTCCATGAATTCTAATTGTTCTTCGGGTACAGGATCGTTTTTGGAGGAACAGATGTCAAGGCTTAACCTAGACTTAGCAGATTATTCCAATCTTGCAAAAAAGGCAAAGTCTATACCAAGGATCGCAGGACGTTGTAGCGTTTTTGCAAAAACAGACATTATTCATCATCAGCAAGAAGGCGTTCCAGTAGAAGATATTCTATTAGGTTTAGCGTATGCCCTTGTAAGAAACTACAAAGGGACCGTTATAAAAAAATTGCAGCTCCAAAAGCCGATCTTATTTTCTGGAGGTGTTGCACACAATGAAGCGATTCACACGGCACTTAAGGAAGTACTGGAATTAGAAGATGAAGACTTGATTTTCCCTAAGTGTTTGGGAAATATTGGAGCGGTAGGTGTTGCCAATATTGCACGAGAAAAAAAACTACCTATCAATATCCGAGAACTCATTGAACGAACAGAACATGGGGATGAAATATTAATGCAAGACGATGATATAATCCTTCCAAAACTATCAGACTACGGGATAGGAGATAGCGAAGATAAGCATCACTGTAATGCTATAGATAAAATAAGCGGTCACGTGGAATGCTACTTGGGAATAGACATTGGCTCAACAAGTACAAATCTGGTTTTGATGGATAAAAATCAAGAGATTATCGGATGCAAATACTTACGAACACTTGGCAATTCAATGCAAGCAGTTCAAAAAGGGCTACAAGAGATACGCAGGGATTATGGGGAGAAGATTAATATTATTGGGGTAGGAACAACCGGCTCTGGTCGATATATGATTGGAAAAATGATTGGTGCAGACGTAATCAAAGACGAAATTACAGCACAGGCAAAAGCTGCGGTTCACATCTGTGAAGATGTAGACACGATCTTTGAGATTGGTGGACAAGACTCAAAATTTATCCGTATTGAAAACGGAGCCGTTGCAGATTTTCAGATGAATAAAATATGTGCGGCCGGAACAGGTTCCTTTATCGAGGAACAAGCCAAGAAGTTCAACATCGCAATCGAAGATTTTGGACAGATAGCACTTAAAAGCAATCGCCCGATTGCCTTAGGAGAACGTTGTACCGTTTTTATAGAGACAAATATTGCTTCGTGCTTAGCCGGTGGGGCAAAGCTTGATGACATTATTTCAGGATTATGCTACTCGATTGTTAAAAATTATCTTGATCGGGTTGTCGGACAAAAGAAAATAGGAAATAAAATCTTCTTGCAAGGAGGTCTTGCCTATAACCAAGGAGTTGTCAACGCTTTTAGAGCAGTAACAAAAAAAGAAATCATTGTACCTCCATTTTTTAGTGTAACCGGTGCCTATGGGGCGGCAGTTCTTGCCATGGAAGAGATGGGTGAGACTGTTAGTACTTTTAAGGGGTTTGATGTAACCCTCCAAAAAGCCCCGGAAAAAAATGCAGAGATAACGGCGGAACCCATAGCATCCACACACTATGATGAAAATGTGAATAAAATAGTATTTAACGATTATGTCTTGGAAAACTCTTCAAAAAAAGTAGTGGGCATTCCAAGGGCACTTTTTACTTATGGTATGTTCTCTATGTTTTATACTTTTTTCAAAAATTTAGGGATGGATGTTATGCTCTCCGATCCGACGGATGAAAATACATTGGCCCTTGGACAAAAATATGCTATGGATGAAACCTGCTTTCCAATCAAGTTGATTACCGGACATGTAGCTGAATTGATGTTAAAAAAAGTAGATTATATCTTTTTTCCTGATTTGGTGACGGTGGATCACCCAGGCTCTCAAAGCCGAAAAAACTATGGCTGTGCATTTATGCAGCTTTCATTTAAAGTCATGAATCGAGCAATGGAATTGGATAAAAAAGGTATTAAATTATTGTCTCCAACGATGGCCTTTCATATGGGAAAAGAATCCATTATGAAGAGCTTTTTGACAATAGGAGAGCAGTTAGGCAAAACACCGGATCAAACGCGCCAAGCACTTGATTTGGGGCTAGAAGCAGCCAACGCTTTTGAAGAACGCATGCAAGACAATAGTCAAGAAGTCATGAGTGAACTTCAACCCGATGAGATTGCCTTTGTGATGGTATCAAAAATATATGGAGTAGCTGATCCTGTACTTAACATGAATATTCCTCAAAAACTAGAACAGATGGGATATAAAGTATTTCCGTTTTATGATTTGCCAGAAGGCGATATATCAAAAGAGCATCCCAATATGTTTTGGCCTTTTGGACAGCATATTATAGAACCTGCACAGTTGATACGTGAACATCCTAATTTATATGCTATTTTTCTTACACATCACGGATGTGGACCTGACTCTATCTTAGCGCATTATTTTAGAGAAGAAATGAAGGGAAAACCCTATCTGCATATTGAAATCGATGAGCATTCATCTGGAGTGGGAATCATAACTCGTGTAGAAGCTTTTATCAATAGTATAAAAAATATAGAGATAAAAAAAGCGAGTCCGATACAAACATATGTCAACAGAATTGAACATGTAGAGACAAACGTAAAACGTGAACTTGCAGATACAAAAAAAGCAAAGACGCTTTACATACCACATATGTATCCATACAGTAACATGTATCAAGAATTACTCAGACAAAGAGGGGTAAATACCCAGACCCTTCCACCGTCATGTAAAGCATCTATAGAAATGGGGCGCAGATTTACAGTATCTGAGGAGTATTTTTCACTGACGGCATTTTTGGGAAATATTTTCACACAGTTAGCCACCTTGACACAGGAGCAAATCGATGAAGCGGCATTTGTCATTCCTCAAAATGAAGGAACAGAAACAGATGGTCAATATAGTCGGCTGCTTAGGACCATATTTGATGAAGAAGGTTATGAAAACATCGACATCATATCGCCATACTGGGAAGATCTCCTATGCGAAAAAGAGCACGTCTTTGATGAAATCATACTATGCCTACTTGCTGGGGATATAGTTTGGTGTGCCCCTCAAAGTTCGAGGCAACAATATGTAGACAAAATGCTTGAAAGTATAAAAAATCAAGAATTCAACCTAAGTCAGCTTAAGAAGATAGGGCAAGAAGTTGTAGCACAGCTTGAGCAAACACCATTTGACAAAAAGATTCTTGCTGTAGGCGAAGCCGGCATATTATTGGATGAACGCTTGAATAATAATACGTTTAAGGAGCTTGAGAAAAAAGGACATCGAATTATATACAGCCCCTTTGGAGAAACGCTATGGATGATGTGGCGTGATTATGCAGATCAAAATAAAAATGAGCAATCTGACCTCATGGAACAAAGGTTAAATCAATTCAAAACTAGAATTCAAGAGGTCGCCGATACACTATCGGGTTGGAGTCCTTACGAAGATGAGCTTGATGAACTAATTCAAGTCGCAGATAGAACACTTGGGTATTTTTCT
- a CDS encoding MerR family transcriptional regulator, which yields MMSNLIKIRDVSSKYDITARTLRYYEDMGLLSSSRSADYAYRMYDQKAVKRLEQILILRKLNISIKDIQRVFNTSGSEIVLEVLSKKVDNIDDEVALLHELKDIILDFIHEIEALNFSDNSNVKLLYNKAKEIETQLVSIDYIGKPSNINRLLEITERLDKKVPDIMVLKIPPFRAVTVGEQSWDDMFKSGGYMFQLWQYEQLYKPVIFDCFDFLLFKQDKAEWICAVKEEVTLDQVTPFKIIDYPGGLYAMAVSIDEDNESINKVEKKVRQWIENTNFVLDTQRDVMFNMPYLYEEGRDPEYQDIEKGLGYKQMQRYFPIKLKNTDKG from the coding sequence ATGATGAGCAATCTAATTAAAATCAGAGACGTGTCAAGTAAATATGATATTACAGCTCGTACACTTCGCTATTATGAAGATATGGGGCTATTATCCAGTTCAAGAAGTGCAGACTATGCATACAGAATGTATGATCAGAAAGCTGTAAAAAGATTAGAGCAAATCCTTATACTTCGCAAACTCAACATTAGTATTAAAGATATTCAGCGCGTATTTAACACATCAGGCTCAGAGATTGTTCTAGAAGTGTTGAGTAAAAAAGTAGATAATATTGATGACGAAGTGGCATTATTACATGAGTTGAAAGACATTATTCTTGATTTTATACATGAGATTGAAGCATTGAATTTTTCAGATAATTCCAATGTAAAACTTTTGTATAATAAAGCGAAAGAGATTGAGACGCAGTTAGTCAGTATTGATTATATTGGAAAACCATCCAACATCAACCGCTTGCTTGAGATAACCGAGCGATTGGATAAAAAAGTGCCCGATATCATGGTGCTTAAAATACCGCCGTTTCGGGCGGTGACTGTGGGAGAACAATCATGGGATGATATGTTCAAAAGTGGCGGATACATGTTTCAATTATGGCAATATGAGCAACTATATAAACCTGTTATTTTTGATTGTTTTGACTTTTTGTTATTTAAACAAGATAAAGCAGAATGGATTTGTGCGGTCAAAGAAGAGGTCACACTAGATCAAGTCACTCCGTTTAAGATTATAGATTATCCTGGAGGATTATATGCTATGGCGGTTAGTATTGATGAGGATAATGAAAGTATAAATAAAGTAGAGAAGAAAGTGCGCCAATGGATTGAAAATACAAATTTTGTTCTTGATACACAACGTGATGTAATGTTTAACATGCCATACTTATACGAAGAAGGTAGAGACCCAGAGTATCAAGATATTGAAAAAGGGCTAGGCTATAAACAAATGCAGCGATATTTTCCGATCAAGTTAAAGAATACAGATAAGGGCTGA
- a CDS encoding TetR/AcrR family transcriptional regulator: protein MKKNNKKDKISASERIINTAEALFYSEGIQSVGIDRIVEESNVALNTMYKYFSSKDKLVEAYLEDRDIKWMNWLNSYIEKEDAPVNKVLAIFDALEQWFHEDQFRGCAFINASGELGHTKPSVYEISKKHKETLYKTILDILMSTHIEQKEKVAKQLMILIEGSIVQAYLNEEKEAALYAKEIAKILLTKDSDTNSSV, encoded by the coding sequence ATGAAAAAAAATAATAAAAAAGATAAGATATCTGCATCAGAAAGAATAATAAATACAGCAGAAGCCTTATTTTACAGTGAAGGTATTCAGTCTGTCGGAATAGATAGAATTGTAGAAGAATCAAATGTTGCTCTAAATACAATGTATAAATATTTTAGTTCAAAGGATAAACTGGTTGAAGCATACTTAGAAGATAGAGATATAAAATGGATGAATTGGCTCAATAGCTATATTGAAAAAGAAGATGCACCTGTGAATAAAGTGCTGGCAATTTTTGATGCCCTTGAGCAATGGTTTCATGAAGATCAATTTCGAGGGTGTGCATTTATCAATGCGTCAGGCGAACTAGGACATACAAAGCCAAGTGTCTATGAAATATCCAAAAAACATAAAGAAACGCTATATAAGACGATCCTAGATATTCTTATGTCGACACACATTGAACAAAAAGAGAAAGTTGCCAAACAGCTGATGATACTTATCGAAGGTTCAATTGTGCAAGCATACCTTAATGAAGAAAAAGAGGCTGCACTATATGCAAAAGAAATAGCAAAAATACTTTTGACAAAAGATAGTGATACGAATTCGAGTGTATAG
- a CDS encoding Crp/Fnr family transcriptional regulator encodes MSSTLSRLEDCILFKGKCLDEIKELLSQLQVKEEDFSEGETVFSPIELADRIGIILSGAVDVQKLFPNGKVVILERKNAPDIIGASCVFSKYDYYPDNIIAHKATKVLLITTSDLLHLFAHDTQFLLNFLEVTSNAALLLKHKIGILSLDSIQEKIAGYLIHYFQYEADDKEIYRITLPFSKKAWAEYMDVSRTSLSRELRKLEAEGILSFYKRTITVLDMNRLNQILSL; translated from the coding sequence ATGAGCTCTACATTATCTAGATTAGAGGATTGTATTTTGTTTAAGGGGAAGTGCTTGGATGAAATTAAAGAACTGCTTTCACAACTTCAAGTGAAAGAGGAAGATTTTTCTGAGGGTGAAACTGTTTTTTCTCCTATCGAACTTGCTGATAGAATTGGAATCATCCTCTCAGGTGCCGTTGATGTCCAAAAGCTCTTTCCAAACGGCAAAGTCGTTATTCTCGAAAGAAAAAATGCACCGGATATTATCGGTGCATCTTGTGTGTTTTCAAAATATGATTATTATCCTGATAATATTATTGCCCATAAAGCCACAAAGGTTTTGTTAATAACAACATCTGATTTGCTCCATCTTTTCGCACATGACACACAATTTTTATTGAATTTTCTTGAAGTTACTTCCAACGCTGCACTTCTTCTAAAGCACAAAATCGGAATATTGTCCTTAGACTCGATTCAAGAAAAAATCGCCGGATATCTTATCCACTATTTTCAATATGAAGCTGATGACAAGGAGATTTATCGTATCACTCTACCCTTTTCAAAAAAGGCTTGGGCAGAATATATGGATGTCTCTAGAACTTCCCTGTCACGCGAATTAAGAAAACTTGAAGCCGAAGGCATCCTTAGCTTCTATAAACGAACCATCACAGTCCTAGATATGAACCGATTAAACCAGATTCTTTCCCTATAG
- a CDS encoding amidohydrolase family protein: MFKQVIQGNGFYSRDKESVCYLEQCLICIDDDGIIQKVVGQEASQYNELRMQYMLEGRLKILDKDQILLPGFVDLHVHASQWPQAGMALDKPLEVWLQEYTFPLESKLEDVETAYGIYSEVVQTTLNNATTSAMYFATVDPKTTLLLSKLCAEKGQRGFVGTVAMDEQDNAPSYYRDANASASASKTVELINQITKVQGRYHQKAYPVVTPRFIPTCSREALIMLGKVAQEHDVYIQSHVSESDWEHGYVKEKTGMNDAQALDTYGLLTSKTILAHANFLEESDGELLAQKGASIAHCPLSNSYFANSVLPVRRLMEQGVNIGLATDISGGYSPSMYQAIRQAVISSKMLQDGVNPNLPSDKRGVNNSAITLNTAFYMATVAGGLALNLKLGKFEPGYIFDAQVVDICENLPRYNQEKSKEDLLHKVLLLAQRENIKEVWVQGVQVVK, encoded by the coding sequence ATGTTTAAGCAAGTGATACAGGGCAATGGATTTTATTCCAGGGATAAAGAGAGTGTTTGCTACTTAGAACAGTGTTTGATATGTATTGATGATGACGGGATCATACAAAAAGTTGTCGGGCAAGAAGCCAGCCAGTATAATGAACTTCGTATGCAATATATGCTGGAAGGTCGATTGAAGATACTTGATAAAGATCAGATTCTTTTGCCGGGATTTGTTGATTTGCATGTACATGCATCTCAATGGCCACAGGCAGGGATGGCATTAGATAAACCACTTGAAGTATGGTTACAAGAATATACTTTCCCATTAGAATCAAAACTTGAGGATGTTGAGACGGCTTATGGCATTTATAGTGAAGTTGTTCAGACGACATTAAATAATGCAACGACTTCGGCGATGTATTTTGCAACCGTCGATCCCAAGACAACCTTGCTTTTAAGCAAACTGTGTGCAGAAAAAGGGCAACGAGGGTTTGTCGGAACGGTTGCAATGGATGAACAAGACAATGCACCATCATATTATAGAGATGCCAATGCAAGTGCATCGGCATCAAAAACAGTGGAGTTGATTAACCAGATAACAAAGGTGCAAGGACGCTATCATCAAAAGGCGTATCCGGTTGTAACACCACGATTTATACCGACATGTAGCCGTGAGGCACTGATTATGCTTGGAAAGGTTGCACAAGAGCATGATGTGTACATACAGTCTCATGTAAGTGAAAGCGATTGGGAACATGGATATGTCAAAGAAAAGACTGGGATGAATGATGCACAGGCATTAGATACCTATGGATTATTAACATCAAAAACTATTTTAGCCCATGCTAATTTTTTAGAAGAGTCAGACGGAGAATTGCTAGCTCAAAAAGGAGCAAGTATAGCCCATTGTCCGCTATCCAATAGCTACTTTGCCAATTCAGTATTACCTGTACGACGTCTGATGGAACAAGGGGTGAATATAGGTTTGGCTACGGACATCTCGGGAGGCTATAGTCCCAGCATGTATCAAGCAATCCGTCAAGCCGTGATTTCATCCAAAATGCTGCAAGATGGAGTTAATCCAAACCTTCCTAGCGACAAGAGAGGTGTTAACAATAGCGCGATTACATTGAACACGGCATTTTATATGGCAACCGTAGCCGGTGGGTTGGCGCTTAATCTAAAGCTTGGAAAATTTGAACCAGGATATATTTTTGATGCACAAGTGGTCGATATTTGTGAGAACTTGCCAAGATATAATCAGGAGAAGTCCAAGGAAGACTTGCTCCATAAAGTGCTGTTACTTGCACAAAGAGAAAATATAAAAGAGGTTTGGGTACAAGGTGTACAAGTCGTAAAGTAG
- a CDS encoding DJ-1/PfpI family protein, with amino-acid sequence MNKKVEGFRLGIYVFKDAEVIDYAGPYGVFSTARRLDPGLDVFFIADANKPIQTQAGLTVLPNYTFNDNPTVDAFLIPGGHGTRQETYNKTLHNYILSLPETTLLTSVCTGSWIYANMGLLDGLSATSRKEPDRIEASPFGLVPIERLAQLAPKCEINRARVVDAGRIITGGGISAGMEVGFHLLRRAGYDEDFIMEVARIMEYHKAYEVLKDDIDYTAKE; translated from the coding sequence ATGAATAAAAAAGTAGAAGGTTTTAGATTAGGAATTTATGTTTTTAAGGATGCTGAAGTGATTGATTATGCAGGACCCTATGGAGTTTTTTCCACAGCAAGAAGATTAGATCCAGGTTTAGATGTATTTTTTATTGCTGACGCAAATAAACCAATCCAAACTCAAGCAGGGCTTACTGTCCTACCAAATTATACTTTCAATGATAACCCAACTGTTGATGCTTTTTTAATACCAGGAGGCCATGGAACACGTCAAGAGACCTATAATAAGACCTTACATAATTATATATTATCTCTCCCAGAAACCACTCTATTGACAAGTGTATGTACAGGTTCTTGGATATATGCGAATATGGGACTTTTAGATGGTCTCTCCGCAACGAGCCGAAAAGAGCCGGATCGAATTGAAGCTAGTCCATTTGGTCTTGTCCCAATCGAAAGACTTGCACAACTTGCTCCAAAATGTGAAATCAATCGGGCAAGAGTTGTTGATGCTGGACGAATCATAACCGGAGGCGGCATTTCTGCCGGAATGGAAGTTGGATTCCACCTATTGCGACGTGCCGGGTATGATGAAGATTTTATTATGGAAGTAGCACGTATTATGGAATACCATAAAGCATATGAAGTATTAAAAGATGACATCGACTATACAGCCAAAGAATAG